The following DNA comes from Pseudoalteromonas aliena SW19.
TGTATCGCAAGCGAAACCTTGAGAAACTGGTAAACCATATTCGGCAAAAAGTTGTTTTGCCTGATACTCATGCAAATTCATGATGCTTTATCCAATTTTTTATACTAAAAGAGCTGACTATTTTTATAAACAGACAACTATCCCAAATTGCGCACCTAGTATAGATCCCAAGGCTTAACATGAAAACCCCAGTACGACCAAAGGCGCAAAAAAAAAGCTGTGAATCTTCATCCACAGCTTACATTTCATACAACTAGATTAAACATCTAGCAATAAGCGAGTTGGATCTTCAAGTAACTCTTTAATAGTCACTAAGAAACCAACAGATTCTTTACCATCAATGATACGGTGATCATAAGAAAGTGCTAAATACATCATAGGCAGTATTTCTACTTTACCATTAACCGCCATAGGACGGTCTTGGATTTTATGCATACCCAAAATCGAAGATTGTGGCAAGTTAATGATAGGTGTAGATAGTAATGAACCAAATACACCACCGTTAGTAATAGTGAAGTTACCACCGGTCATATCAGCAAGCGTAAGCTTACCATCTCGACCTTTAAGTGCTAGTTCACGAATACCTTTTTCGATTTCAGCAACAGATAATTTGTCACAATCTTTAAGTACTGGAGTAACTAGACCACGTGGAGTAGATACTGCAATGCTGATATCAAAATAGTTATGGTAAACAATATCGTCACCATCAATTGATGCGTTAACATCTGGGAAACGTTTAAGTGCTTCAGTTACCGCTTTCACGTAGAAAGACATGAAACCTAAACGAATACCATGACGCTTTTCAAACACTTCTTGGTACTGCTTACGAAGGCTCATGATTGGTTCCATGTTCACTTCGTTGAATGTTGTTAACATTGCAGTTGAGTTTTTAGCTTCAAGAAGACGTGTTGCAATCGTTTTACGTAAACGCGTCATTGGAACACGTTTTTGAGTACGATCGCCCATCGGTGCTGCTGGAGCAGAAGCTTCTGCTTTTTTAGCCGCTGGCGCTGGTGCTTTTAAGAAAGTATCAACGTCTTCTTTAGTTACACGACCATTTTTACCCGTGCCATTAATCTTAGAAGCGTCTAGGCCTTTCTCAGCGATTAAACGACGAACTGATGGTGTTAATACATCTGAACTTTCGCTTGAATCTGCTGCTGGCGCTGAGTCTGCTTTTGCAGCTGGAGCCGCTGGTGCACCGCCTGCTTTAACCGAACCAATTACTTGCTCGCCTAATACAGTATCGCCTTCGCCGTGAATGATATCTCCCATGATGCCATCTTCTTGAGCGACTACTTCAA
Coding sequences within:
- the odhB gene encoding 2-oxoglutarate dehydrogenase complex dihydrolipoyllysine-residue succinyltransferase, which codes for MSTEIKVPVLPESVADATVATWHVSVGDKVTRDQNLVDIETDKVVLEVVAQHDGVITEISQEEGATVLGDQVMGLLGDADAAPASEGSTKEESAPAKSEDAPAAQSAPASEGKEVDIKVPVLPESVADATIATWHVQPGDAVTRDQNLVDIETDKVVLEVVAQEDGIMGDIIHGEGDTVLGEQVIGSVKAGGAPAAPAAKADSAPAADSSESSDVLTPSVRRLIAEKGLDASKINGTGKNGRVTKEDVDTFLKAPAPAAKKAEASAPAAPMGDRTQKRVPMTRLRKTIATRLLEAKNSTAMLTTFNEVNMEPIMSLRKQYQEVFEKRHGIRLGFMSFYVKAVTEALKRFPDVNASIDGDDIVYHNYFDISIAVSTPRGLVTPVLKDCDKLSVAEIEKGIRELALKGRDGKLTLADMTGGNFTITNGGVFGSLLSTPIINLPQSSILGMHKIQDRPMAVNGKVEILPMMYLALSYDHRIIDGKESVGFLVTIKELLEDPTRLLLDV